The following proteins come from a genomic window of Musa acuminata AAA Group cultivar baxijiao chromosome BXJ1-7, Cavendish_Baxijiao_AAA, whole genome shotgun sequence:
- the LOC135679850 gene encoding WUSCHEL-related homeobox 8-like: MEREIGWKKARVLMEATRRTEWVWASGGNGERTDGGEGSGGGEGVAVERVLFVKVMTDEQMEILRSQIAVYATISEQLIEMHKIITAYQDSLSGMKLGGIYVDPLLASGGHKLTARQRWTPTSMQLQMLETIFNQGYGTPSKQKIKHITIELSQHGQISESNVYNWFQNRRARSKKMQKMAALPSNSESEIETDEDSPNEKKLRPDKNVPVTIRSDPIYNMQISAEVHLLDQTQGIYQLNGSSECCVSLDQMSYANVLSTPRLDHLMDKFDIPMSFSPFHPGESYDGIG; encoded by the exons ATGGAAAGAGAGATTGGTTGGAAAAAGGCCAGGGTTTTGATGGAGGCGACGCGAAGAACGGAGTGGGTGTGGGCTTCTGGTGGTAATGGTGAGAGGACCGACGGAGGCGAGGGgagtggaggaggagaaggtgtggcagtggaaagGGTTCTCTTCGTGAAGGTGATGACAGACGAGCAGATGGAGATCCTCCGTAGTCAGATCGCCGTCTACGCCACCATATCCGAGCAGCTCATCGAGATGCACAAGATCATTACTGCCTACCAAGACTCCCTCTCAG GAATGAAGCTGGGTGGAATCTATGTTGATCCCCTATTGGCATCCGGTGGTCACAAACTCACTGCTAGGCAGCGATGGACTCCAACAAGTATGCAGCTACAAATGCTTGAGACCATCTTTAATCAAGGCTATGGGACTCCAAGCAAGCAGAAGATAAAGCATATAACAATTGAGCTATCACAACATGGTCAGATCTCTGAATCCAATGTCTACAACTGGTTCCAGAATAGAAGGGCACGATCAAAGAAAATGCAGAAGATGGCTGCATTGCCAAGTAATTCTGAGTCTGAAATTGAGACAGATGAGGATTCCCCTAATGAAAAGAAACTTAGGCCCGATAAGAATGTGCCTGTGACAATTAGAAGTGATCCCATCTACAATATGCAAATAAGTGCAGAAGTCCATCTGTTAGATCAAACACAAGGCATATACCAGTTGAATGGCAGTTCAGAGTGTTGCGTCAGTTTGGACCAAATGTCCTATGCAAATGTTCTATCAACCCCGA GATTAGACCACTTGATGGATAAGTTTGATATCCCGATGAGCTTTAGCCCTTTCCATCCGGGAGAAAGTTACGATGGCATTGGTTGA